One genomic segment of Macaca fascicularis isolate 582-1 chromosome 19, T2T-MFA8v1.1 includes these proteins:
- the HRC gene encoding sarcoplasmic reticulum histidine-rich calcium-binding protein isoform X1, whose protein sequence is MGHRRPWLHTAVLWAGVASLLLPSAMTQQLRGAGLGFSNWNNNAGVTGLSQEASAELGHHLHSPRNHPDGNKDVSTENGHHFWSHPDRDKEDEDVPKEYEHLLPGHRSQDHEVGDEDVSGEEVFAQHGGQARGHRGHGSEDTEDSAEHRHHLPSHRSHSHQDEDEDEVVSSEHRHHILRHGHRGHDGEDDEGEEDEEEEEEEEVSTEYRHQAYRHRDHRSEEDEDVSDGHHHHGPSHRHQGHEEDDDDDDDDDDDVVSTEYRHQAHRHRGHGSEEDEDVSDGHHHNGPSHRYQGHEEDDDDDDDVTTEYGHQAHRHRGHGSEEDGDVSDGHHHHGPSHRHQGHEEDDDDDDDDDDDDGDDDDDDGDDVSNEYGHQAHRHRGHGSEEDEDVSDEHHHHGPSHRHRGHKEEDDDDDDDVSTEYGHQAHRHQDHRKEKDEPVSGEHNNHVPDHRHQGHRDEEEDEDVSTEHWHQGPQRVHHGLVDEEEEEEEITVQFSHRVASHQPQGHKSEEEDFQDEYKTDVPHHHHHRVPREEDEEVSAELAHQVPNHRQSHQDEETGHGQRGSIKEMSHHPPGHTVVKDRSHLREDDSEEEKEKEEDPGSHEEDDESSEQGAKGTHHGSPDQEDEEDEEEGHGLSLNQEEEEKENKEEEEEEEEERREERTEVGAPLSRDHSEEEEEGLEEDEPHFTIIPNPLDGREEAGGASSEEESGEDTGPQDAQEYGNYQPGSLCGYCSFCNRCTECENCHCDEENMGEHCDQCQHCQFCYLCPLVCETVCTPGSYVDYFSSSLYQALADMLETPEP, encoded by the exons ATGGGCCACCGTAGGCCATGGCTGCACACTGCTGTCCTCTGGGCTGGGGTGGCCAGCCTGCTCCTCCCCTCGGCCATGACCCAGCAGCTGAGAGGGGCCGGGCTGGGCTTCAGCAACTGGAACAACAACGCCGGAGTCACCGGGCTCTCCCAGGAGGCATCGGCAGAGCTTGGCCACCACCTCCACAGCCCGAGAAACCATCCAGATGGGAACAAGGATGTTTCCACAGAGAATGGACATCATTTCTGGAGCCACCCAGACCGTGACAAGGAGGATGAAGACGTCCCCAAGGAATATGAGCACCTACTCCCAGGCCACAGGTCCCAAGACCATGAGGTTGGAGACGAGGATGTCTCAGGTGAGGAGGTCTTTGCACAGCATGGTGGGCAGGCCCGTGGGCACAGAGGCCACGGGAGTGAAGACACGGAAGACTCAGCTGAGCACAGGCACCACCTCCCCAGCCACAGGAGCCACAGCCATCAAGACGAGGATGAGGACGAAGTTGTGTCCAGTGAGCATCGCCATCATATCCTCAGGCATGGACACCGAGGCCATGATGGGGAAGATGATGAAGGAgaagaggacgaggaggaggaggaggaagaggaggtctCCACTGAGTATAGGCACCAGGCCTACAGGCACCGAGACCACAGGAGTGAAGAGGATGAGGATGTCTCAGATGGACACCACCATCATGGCCCCAGCCACAGGCACCAAGGCCACGAAGaagatgacgatgatgatgatgatgatgatgatgatgttgtcTCCACTGAGTATAGGCACCAGGCCCACAGGCACCGAGGCCACGGGAGTGAAGAGGATGAGGATGTTTCAGATGGACACCATCATAATGGCCCAAGCCACAGGTACCAAGGCCACGAAGaagatgacgatgatgatgatgatgtcacCACTGAGTATGGACACCAGGCCCACAGGCACCGAGGCCACGGGAGTGAAGAGGATGGGGATGTCTCAGATGGACACCACCATCATGGCCCCAGCCACAGGCACCAAGGCCACGAAGaagatgacgatgatgatgatgatgatgatgatgatgatggtgatgatgatgatgatgatggtgatgatgtctCCAATGAGTATGGACACCAGGCTCACAGGCACCGAGGCCACGGGAGTGAAGAGGATGAAGATGTCTCAGATGAACACCACCATCACGGCCCCAGCCACAGACACCGAGGCCACaaagaagaagatgatgatgatgatgatgatgtctcCACTGAGTATGGACACCAGGCTCACAGGCACCAAGACCacagaaaggaaaaggatgaGCCTGTCTCAGGTGAACACAACAATCATGTCCCTGACCACAGGCACCAAGGCCACAGAGACGAGGAAGAAGATGAGGATGTGTCCACTGAACATTGGCACCAGGGTCCCCAACGTGTCCACCATGGCCTTGtagatgaggaagaggaagaagaggagatcACAGTCCAGTTCAGCCACCGTGTTGCAAGCCACCAACCTCAAGGCCACAAGAGTGAGGAAGAGGACTTCCAAGATGAGTATAAAACAGACGTccctcaccatcaccaccacagagtccccagggaggaagatgaggaggtCTCCGCTGAGCTTGCCCACCAGGTCCCCAACCACAGGCAAAGCCACCAAGATGAAGAAACTGGCCATGGTCAAAGAGGGTCCATCAAAGAGATGAGTCATCACCCCCCAGGACACACAGTGGTCAAGGATAGAAGCCATTTGAGGGAGGATGATtctgaggaggaaaaggagaaggaagaggatcCCGGCTCCCATGAGGAAGATGATGAAAGTTCAGAGCAGGGAGCGAAAGGCACCCACCATGGCAGCCCGGACCAGGAAgatgaggaggatgaggaggaaggtCATGGCCTCAGCCTGAatcaggaagaggaagaaaaggaaaacaaggaggaggaggaggaagaagaggaggagaggagagaagagaggactgAAGTTGGGGCCCCACTGAGTCGAGACCACAgcgaggaggaagaggaggggctggaggaagaTGAGCCCCACTTCACCATCATCCCCAACCCACTGGACGGGAGAGAGGAGGCTGGAGGTGCCTCCAGTGAGGAGGAAAGCGGTGAGGACACAG GTCCACAGGACGCTCAGGAGTACGGGAACTACCAGCCAGGGTCCCTGTGTGGCTACTGCTCCTTCTGCAAT CGATGCACTGAATGTGAGAACTGTCACTGTGATGAGGAGAACATGGGTGAGCACTGCGACCAGTGCCAG CACTGTCAGTTCTGCTATCTCTGCCCGCTGGTCTGCGAAACGGTCTGCACTCCAG GAAGCTACGTGGACTATTTCTCCTCCTCCCTATATCA AGCCCTGGCGGACATGCTGGAAACGCCGGAACCCTGA
- the HRC gene encoding sarcoplasmic reticulum histidine-rich calcium-binding protein isoform X2, whose protein sequence is MGHRRPWLHTAVLWAGVASLLLPSAMTQQLRGAGLGFSNWNNNAGVTGLSQEASAELGHHLHSPRNHPDGNKDVSTENGHHFWSHPDRDKEDEDVPKEYEHLLPGHRSQDHEVGDEDVSGEEVFAQHGGQARGHRGHGSEDTEDSAEHRHHLPSHRSHSHQDEDEDEVVSSEHRHHILRHGHRGHDGEDDEGEEDEEEEEEEEVSTEYRHQAYRHRDHRSEEDEDVSDGHHHHGPSHRHQGHEEDDDDDDDDDDDVVSTEYRHQAHRHRGHGSEEDEDVSDGHHHNGPSHRYQGHEEDDDDDDDVTTEYGHQAHRHRGHGSEEDGDVSDGHHHHGPSHRHQGHEEDDDDDDDDDDDDGDDDDDDGDDVSNEYGHQAHRHRGHGSEEDEDVSDEHHHHGPSHRHRGHKEEDDDDDDDVSTEYGHQAHRHQDHRKEKDEPVSGEHNNHVPDHRHQGHRDEEEDEDVSTEHWHQGPQRVHHGLVDEEEEEEEITVQFSHRVASHQPQGHKSEEEDFQDEYKTDVPHHHHHRVPREEDEEVSAELAHQVPNHRQSHQDEETGHGQRGSIKEMSHHPPGHTVVKDRSHLREDDSEEEKEKEEDPGSHEEDDESSEQGAKGTHHGSPDQEDEEDEEEGHGLSLNQEEEEKENKEEEEEEEEERREERTEVGAPLSRDHSEEEEEGLEEDEPHFTIIPNPLDGREEAGGASSEEESGEDTGPQDAQEYGNYQPGSLCGYCSFCNHCQFCYLCPLVCETVCTPGSYVDYFSSSLYQALADMLETPEP, encoded by the exons ATGGGCCACCGTAGGCCATGGCTGCACACTGCTGTCCTCTGGGCTGGGGTGGCCAGCCTGCTCCTCCCCTCGGCCATGACCCAGCAGCTGAGAGGGGCCGGGCTGGGCTTCAGCAACTGGAACAACAACGCCGGAGTCACCGGGCTCTCCCAGGAGGCATCGGCAGAGCTTGGCCACCACCTCCACAGCCCGAGAAACCATCCAGATGGGAACAAGGATGTTTCCACAGAGAATGGACATCATTTCTGGAGCCACCCAGACCGTGACAAGGAGGATGAAGACGTCCCCAAGGAATATGAGCACCTACTCCCAGGCCACAGGTCCCAAGACCATGAGGTTGGAGACGAGGATGTCTCAGGTGAGGAGGTCTTTGCACAGCATGGTGGGCAGGCCCGTGGGCACAGAGGCCACGGGAGTGAAGACACGGAAGACTCAGCTGAGCACAGGCACCACCTCCCCAGCCACAGGAGCCACAGCCATCAAGACGAGGATGAGGACGAAGTTGTGTCCAGTGAGCATCGCCATCATATCCTCAGGCATGGACACCGAGGCCATGATGGGGAAGATGATGAAGGAgaagaggacgaggaggaggaggaggaagaggaggtctCCACTGAGTATAGGCACCAGGCCTACAGGCACCGAGACCACAGGAGTGAAGAGGATGAGGATGTCTCAGATGGACACCACCATCATGGCCCCAGCCACAGGCACCAAGGCCACGAAGaagatgacgatgatgatgatgatgatgatgatgatgttgtcTCCACTGAGTATAGGCACCAGGCCCACAGGCACCGAGGCCACGGGAGTGAAGAGGATGAGGATGTTTCAGATGGACACCATCATAATGGCCCAAGCCACAGGTACCAAGGCCACGAAGaagatgacgatgatgatgatgatgtcacCACTGAGTATGGACACCAGGCCCACAGGCACCGAGGCCACGGGAGTGAAGAGGATGGGGATGTCTCAGATGGACACCACCATCATGGCCCCAGCCACAGGCACCAAGGCCACGAAGaagatgacgatgatgatgatgatgatgatgatgatgatggtgatgatgatgatgatgatggtgatgatgtctCCAATGAGTATGGACACCAGGCTCACAGGCACCGAGGCCACGGGAGTGAAGAGGATGAAGATGTCTCAGATGAACACCACCATCACGGCCCCAGCCACAGACACCGAGGCCACaaagaagaagatgatgatgatgatgatgatgtctcCACTGAGTATGGACACCAGGCTCACAGGCACCAAGACCacagaaaggaaaaggatgaGCCTGTCTCAGGTGAACACAACAATCATGTCCCTGACCACAGGCACCAAGGCCACAGAGACGAGGAAGAAGATGAGGATGTGTCCACTGAACATTGGCACCAGGGTCCCCAACGTGTCCACCATGGCCTTGtagatgaggaagaggaagaagaggagatcACAGTCCAGTTCAGCCACCGTGTTGCAAGCCACCAACCTCAAGGCCACAAGAGTGAGGAAGAGGACTTCCAAGATGAGTATAAAACAGACGTccctcaccatcaccaccacagagtccccagggaggaagatgaggaggtCTCCGCTGAGCTTGCCCACCAGGTCCCCAACCACAGGCAAAGCCACCAAGATGAAGAAACTGGCCATGGTCAAAGAGGGTCCATCAAAGAGATGAGTCATCACCCCCCAGGACACACAGTGGTCAAGGATAGAAGCCATTTGAGGGAGGATGATtctgaggaggaaaaggagaaggaagaggatcCCGGCTCCCATGAGGAAGATGATGAAAGTTCAGAGCAGGGAGCGAAAGGCACCCACCATGGCAGCCCGGACCAGGAAgatgaggaggatgaggaggaaggtCATGGCCTCAGCCTGAatcaggaagaggaagaaaaggaaaacaaggaggaggaggaggaagaagaggaggagaggagagaagagaggactgAAGTTGGGGCCCCACTGAGTCGAGACCACAgcgaggaggaagaggaggggctggaggaagaTGAGCCCCACTTCACCATCATCCCCAACCCACTGGACGGGAGAGAGGAGGCTGGAGGTGCCTCCAGTGAGGAGGAAAGCGGTGAGGACACAG GTCCACAGGACGCTCAGGAGTACGGGAACTACCAGCCAGGGTCCCTGTGTGGCTACTGCTCCTTCTGCAAT CACTGTCAGTTCTGCTATCTCTGCCCGCTGGTCTGCGAAACGGTCTGCACTCCAG GAAGCTACGTGGACTATTTCTCCTCCTCCCTATATCA AGCCCTGGCGGACATGCTGGAAACGCCGGAACCCTGA